One segment of Scomber scombrus chromosome 3, fScoSco1.1, whole genome shotgun sequence DNA contains the following:
- the lyar gene encoding cell growth-regulating nucleolar protein encodes MVFFTCNACGESLKKAQVDKHVHMCRGCQVLSCIDCGKDFWGEDYKNHVKCISEDQKYGGKGYEAKANKGDVKQQQWIERIQNAINKPGVSAKLKDVLRQVSAYDNVPRKKAKFQNWMKNSLRIANSNLHEEVWDILNTATDSPPEAPQQTKEAKQTVAEVKVNTNGNEKQNGQPDVEKKKLNKRERKEARQQKNGKVTKGAEKTVAQEPEEVQAATKKKKDKKRKHENEENGHSADDETSSKRTKISETEDDDTLMSQEDEDPAVSKGKFNWKGNIKAVLKDAPEQELAVKKIRKKILAAYYSFTGDGNFKSEEEVLALFNKKITKNPKFRVLKDRVKLVN; translated from the exons ATGGTGTTTTTCACTTGTAATGCTTGTGGTGAGTCCCTGAAGAAAGCACAGGTTGATAAGCACGTGCATATGTGCCGGGGCTGCCAGGTCCTGTCCTGCATCGACTGTGGAAAAGACTTCTG GGGGGAGGACTACAAAAACCACGTTAAATGCATTAGTGAAGATCAAAAGTATGGAGGTAAAGGCTATGAGGCGAAGGCAAACAAAGGAGATGTGAAGCAGCAACAGTGGATCGAG AGAATCCAGAACGCCATAAATAAACCCGGAGTCAGTGCAAAGCTGAAGGATGTGCTCAGACAAGTCAGTGCGTATGATAACGTCCCAAGGAAGAAGGCCAAGTTTCAG AACTGGATGAAAAACAGTCTGAGAATTGCCAACTCGAATCTTCATGAAGAAGTGTGGGACATTCTCAATACAGCCACTGACAGT CCTCCCGAGGCTCCACAACAGACTAAAGAAGCCAAACAGACAGTAGCTGAAGTCAAAGTGAATACTAATGGAAATGAGAAGCAGAACGGTCAGCCAGATGTcgagaagaagaaactgaacaAACGGGAGCGTAAAGAGGCCCGTCAGCAGAAGAACGGGAAGGTTACTAAAGGAGCTGAAAAGACAGTTGCACAGGAACCAGAGGAGGTCCAGGCAGctacaaagaagaagaaggacaaaaagagaaagcacGAAAATGAAGAGAACGGACACAGTGCCGATGATGAGACATCCAGCAAAAGGACAAAGA TCAGCGAAACAGAGGATGATGACACACTCATGTCACAGGAAGATGAAGATCCAGCTGTTTCCAAAG GGAAATTCAACTGGAAAGGAAATATCAAAGCCGTACTGAAAGATGCACCTGAACAGGAACTGGCAGTGAAAAAAATCAGGAAGAAG ATTCTGGCAGCATACTACTCATTCACTGGTGATGGAAATTTTAAGTCAGAGGAGGAGGTGCTAGCGCTTTTCAACAAGAAGATCACCAAAAATCCCAAGTTTAGAGTTTTGAAAGACAGAGTTAAACTTGTAAACTAA